In Paenibacillus stellifer, the DNA window TGTACGGGAAGAATGGGGCCAGGGAACGGTCTTCCAGACCAACCTATTTTTCTCACCATTCTGGCGTGATTCAATCAGTTCGGCTAGCCGGGCAACGGTCGGGTTGTTAAATATATCCACCACTCGTATGAGGGAAGGATAAATAAATTCAATCTCCGCCTGCATTTTGATGACCAATAGAGAGGTGCCGCCGATGTCAAAAAAATTGCTGTGAATACTGATCGTCTCTATATTAAGCAGCCGCTGCCAGATTGCCTCGATGTGCTGCTCGGTCGGGTTCCGTGAAGATTGGACCACAGTGCTATCAACACCCTCTGGTTCAGGCAGGCTTTTGGCGTCCAGTTTGCCTTGGGGGGTCAGGGGAAGCCGGTCCAGCTGACAGTAGGAAGTCGGAACCATATAAGATGGCAGGTAAGAATTCAATGCATTCTTGAGGGAATGAATCGACACAGGCTGGTCGGCAACCACATAGGCGGCAAGCTCAGCCTGTCCATTGGGAAGATCGCGTTTGATAACGGCGCATTCCCGTACATAAGGAATCCGGAGAAGTGCCGACTCGACCTCCTGAAGCTCAATCCGGTATCCGCGGAGCTTGATCTGGTTGTCCGCACGGCCGAGGTAGAGCAATTCTCCATCCGGAAGCCAGCGGACAAGATCGCCTGACCGATAGAGCAAGCGTCCGGGGCGATAGGGGTTTTCAATGAAGGCTGCCCCGGTCAGGTCAGGACGGTTAAGATACCCATGACTGACTCCGGCTCCTCCTATATACAGTTCGCCGTTCACCCCCTCCGGTACAAGCTGCAATTCTTGATCCAGGACGTATAATTCGCTGTTAGGCACTGCTCTGCCAATCGGGATTGCCCCCTGACCGGCTATAAGCTTGTCGATCTGATATCCCGTAGCCAGAACGGTTGTTTCCGTAGGTCCGTATAGATTGAACAATCGCCCAGGTCCCAACGCCTCCAGAGCTTTTTGAACATGCGGGAGAGAAGCCCGTTCGCCTCCGAACATGATCGTCCGCAAATTCTTAAGTGCATCCAGCCGATACTCCACCATGGTATTAAAGAGCTGGGTCGTCATAAAGGCGGTAGTGACATCAAGGGACAGCAGGGAAGCGAACTCGGTAGGGTCCAGTATTTGCTCTTTTTTAGTAATCAGCAGGGACGCCCCGTTCAGCAGTGAACCAAACAAGTCGATAATCGAGCCGTCAAAGACCGTGTTGGATACCTGGATCAAACGGTCTTGCGAAGTGATCTCTACTCCGGCAAAGGGGATGCTGAATAGACGTGCGACATTTGCATGCGAGACTAAGGTTCCCTTGGGTTTGCCCGTTGTACCGGAAGTGTAGATCAGATAGGCGATGTCGGAAGGCGTATGAGTCCGTTCCGGATTCGCGGCTGGTGCATCATGCATTTTGCCTTGTTCGTTATCCATAATTATCAGTTGGGTACATTGTTTCAGTAAGTCGTGAATAGACGACCCAAATGGCACAAGACGAGCTTGACTGAGAATGACCCCGATTGAGGCATCCGATACAATATGATGTATCCGTTCCGCTGGAGCTTCAGAATCGAGAGGAACAAAGGCTGCCCCCACTTTTAATACGGCAAGCACTGCGATCACATAATCCATGCTGCGCTCGCACAATATGCCAACATACGACCCCCGCGTAACTCCATATTCCAGAAGCTGGGAAGCCAGGCGATTTGAACGCCTATTCAAAGCCCCGTAGGTCAGAAGATCCCCGCTTGAACTGTCGATCAACGCGATCGAGTCGGGAGCATGGCCGGCCCGCAGCTCAAATAATTTATCGAGAGTGCTGTCTGGATAAGCAGCTGCAGACTCAACAGCCCTGTCAAGCAGCCGGCATTCTTCTTGCTTGGTAAGCATATTAAGCCGCCCCAGCTTCTCGGTGGGGTTCTGAGTTATGGAGGATAATATGGCAAAGTAATGGCTCATCATCCGGTTGATGGTTTCCGGCCTGAACAACTCCGTTGAGTACTCAACATCGAATCTGAGACCGTCCGCCGATTCATAGGCTTCAAAGGTTAAGTCGAATTTGGCATGTCCGTTATGAACAGGCTGCGGAACAAGGCATACCGGACCTAACTTGATCTCTTCCAGACCGGCAGGTTGAAGCGAGAACATTACATCAAATAACGGATTTCGTCCCTGGTCATATCCGAGTCCAAGCTTATTGACCAGTTCGTCAAATGGATATCGTTGATGCTCGAAGGAACTAAGGACTTGCTGCCGTACTTCCTGCAAGAAGCTGAGAAATGTCATTTTGTACTGTGGCTGGCAGCGTATCGCAATGGTATTCACGAACATGCCGATCATGCTCTCAATCTCAGCAAGCGGGCGTCCGGCTGTAACGGAACCAATTACCAGATCTTCTTTACCGCTCCAACGAGAAAGAGTAACCATTAGAGAAGCCAGGAGAATTATGTACAGGGAAGAGTGATGCTCATAGGCTAAATCCTTCAGCTCCCGAACTCTCTCCTGGGATAATCGGAAGGGGAGAGAAGCGCCTGATCTCAGCTGTAAATTACTGCGGGGGCTGTCTGTTGGTAGATCCAATACAGGAATGCTTCCGCCGAAGGATTCAAGCCAATAAATCTCGCTCTCTGAATATGAGTCCTCTTGCCGAAGACGTGCTTGCCATTCGCTGAAATCGCGATACTGTCTTGAAGGAGTGGGCAATGTCTCCCCCTGATACAGCAGGGATAGCTCCTGGATAAACACCGCCATCGAGGTTCCATCGGTAACTATATGATGAAAGTCAATCAAGAACAGCATTGTACCGTCAGCAATTGCGGCAAGCTCCGCTCGTAGCAGAGGGGCTCTAGTCAAATCGAATGGACGGATAAATTGCCGGATTGCTTGCCGGGCATCTTGAACGTCCCTATTTACGACGAGCTGAAAGCCGGGATTGGATTCAATGCGTTGGACAGTATTTCCGTTCACCAAATGGAAGGAGGTGCGCAGGCTTTCGTGACGATGAATTAATTCGAGAAGCGCCTTCTCGAGACGGTCAGGATCGATTGCGCCTTCTACTTTCATGGCAAAAGGCAAATTGTATCGGGTATCTTCCGTAAGCTGCTGCAAAATGTATAAGCGACGCTGCGCCGGGGACATTGAATAGAAATCCTTGCTCTCCGCCGATATGAATGGCAAGATCTCGTTGTAGGGCAATGTGTCCAGCATATTAGCCAAGTCGCTCATAACGGGATTCAAGAATATGTCACGAATCGTGATGCTCTTCTTCATTTCTCTTTGAATCCGTGCACTAAGCATTGCAGCCTTAAGCGATTGCCCTCCTATTTTGAAGAAGTGATCCGATAGAGAGACCGGTTCGTGACCCAGAACTTCCTGAACAAGACGAACCAGAATTCCCTCGGTTTCTGTGACTGGCTGTTCAATCACTCTTTCACGTTCTCTTGTGTGCAGCAGCTCATCCAATTCAGACTGGATGCTGTCAAAATCCCCATTTCGATACCTTTCAGCCATTTTGTAACGCTGGACTTTTCCGCTGGTTGTCTTCTCAATATGCCGAACGGGCAGAACGGATTTAACGTCAAGACTCATTTTTTGATTAATATGCTGTTTAATATGCTGACTTAGCTCAGCGAAGGACTCGACAGATTTTTTGTAATGGACAAACAGAATGATTTCTTCCTTCTGGCTGACTTCGGAGAACACGCCCACGGCGGCAACTTGAGTGATCTTTTCGAAAATGTCTTCCGCATGCCGCTCAATATCATGGGGATAAATGTTCTGTCCATTCACGAATATGATGTCTTTCGCCCGGCCGGTGATGATTAGCTCACCTTCATAAAAGGCTCCGATATCTCCTGTCTTTACCCAGTCTTCGCCTGCAAGCGCTGCTTTGGTTGCTTCCGGATTGTTATAGTAGCCTTGTGTGACATTGCGGCCTTTTATGTGAATATGGCCGATATGCCCGTCAAGAAGCGGCTCGTTGTTCTCATTGCAAATTCGAACGGAAACATCACGAGCAGGCTTTCCGGTGCCCACTAATCCAATTCCGGATGTTTCTGCTGCTGCAAGACAAACCTGATCCCCGATGTTCAGATGTTTCCGGTCAATCAGAAAATGTCGTACCGGCCGGCCGGGAGGAGGTAAAGTGACTGCCAACGAGGCCTCTGCGAGCCCGTAAACCGGAAATATGCAGTTCGCGGAGAGTCCATGTGTGCGGAGTTTCGATGTAAATTCGACGATTAGCGGATAAGAAATGGGTTCGGCTCCGTTAACGATGACACGTATGGAGGATAGATCCCAATCAATTCCTGCTCCCGTTTTGTAGAAATTAAGAAAGTACCGGTAGCCAAAGTTTGGTGAAACAGTAACGGTTGTACGATATTTGCTTGCCTTTTTGAGCCAAAGGAGAGGATGGCGGATAAACAGAGACGTTGGCATCAAATGCTGATTGATTTGAGCTCTGACAGCTGTTAGATGACTGCCTATCAATCCCATATCATGTGTCAGCGGCAGCCATGAGATCAGAGAATCTTTGTCTGTTATTGAGATGCCTTCTATTATGGCGGCTGTGTTGGAAATCAAATTGGCGTGCGTCAGTACAACTCCTTTCGGATCGCCTGTTGAGCCGGAAGAGAATTGGATAAAAGCGATTTGCTCCGGATTACAAGGCTGGATAACTCCCGGTTCGTACGTCACTGTGTTCAATGAGTCCAGCGAATAGAAGTGCGGCTCCATCTCCTCCAGAAGCTTGACCATTCCATGGTCACCCAAATATTTAGTTAACGATGCAATGGCCCAATCTTCACCAATCAGCGACGGAGAGGATAGCTTGTTCCAAATCTGCACGATTTTATATCGGTGCTCGTCATTGTTCCCGATGCTAATCGGCACGGGGATGAATCCGCCAAGCAGCGAAGCCCAGTACATCGTGACAAAGGAACGGTTGTTCTCAATCTGAAACACCAACTCTTGGCCGGCATGAAGTCCCTTTCCTTGCAATTTTCCAAGTAAATCCAAAGCTTGACGATAAATTTCGGCATAGGTGACAAAAGTCTCGCCTTGGTCCCCCTCTATAAAGTTGACCCCTGTTGAATGCTGTTTCATTGCGCCTTTCAGTACGTCGAGCAAGGTAACAGCGGACTCCATTTATAGTTCCCCCCTCTTTAATAATTCCACGATATTCCATATTGTAAATTAGGGAGCAGTTTGATAGTAACGTAATGATTTTTGCAGTTACCGTATATTTAATTGCGGTGACCACAATCTTTATTGTGTACACCGCATTTTTTTATTAAAGAATTCGGTTCACGAATAATCGGGGATTTCGCCGGGAACCATGCATTTTTCCACTCATACTCAAGGTTCGATCAACTTTGCGGGGAACCGCATTGATCCCCCAAGGCATTGTGATATACCGCAATGTCTTGGGGGATCAATGCATTTTTCTGGAAAAATATTGTTGAATATCCAGAGAGCCTTTTGTTATATTACCCATGAAAAATCCGGATACCGGATAGTATCGAAATATGAGAAATTCCAGCGTCTCAGCAGAAGGAGTGTTGCCATGATCAACAGACCGGAGAGATCAAGACTAAGAATTTACAATGCGATCCAGGCACTGACCGCCAGTAAAAATCCCGAGGACATTACGTTATCGGACATCGCCCGGGTCTCCGGCTTAAGCTGGCCTACGATCCGGCGGCATGTAGGGGGCCGGGAAGCTGTAAAGAGCATTGCCCGAGACGGCTTCCGGTTTATGGAGTCCGAAGTGCCGGATACCAGGACACGGATTCTGCAAGCAGCATCCAATGTGTTCTCGAAGCATGGGTACTCCGGCACCTCACTTGAGCATATAGCGGCCGAAGTCGGGATGACCAAGGGGGCGGTGTATTCCAATTTCAAGAACAAAAGCGAACTGTACCTCACCTTATTGGAGCAGAACATTCATGCCCGGGTACTGGAACTGCCAGATTCGATTTGGAAGCATCTGAAGGAGACAACACCTGAAGAAAGCGTAGTGCTTTTTTTCCAATCTCAGGTTGTACACAGGCTTGGAGATCAGGAGGGCAACCGTCTTTTTTTTGACTTTGTCTCCAACGCCCGCGATCCGTCTGTACAGAATCAATTATCGACCCTGTACCGAGGCGGATATAAGCAGATCCAGAAGCTGATTGAGAATTTGCAGCATGAGCAGATCATAAGCAGGGAATACAATGCCTTTGAGTTGTCTGTTTTTTTCGTTGCAATTCTTGACGGATTAATGATTTCCTGGTTGGTTGATCCGGAAGGGATTGATATGGATAACCTGGCACAAGCGTTTGCCCGTATAGTCTGGAATGGTTTGCAGAGATATAACAAGGAGGAGTAAATTGCCGATGAATGCTTGCATTCGATTCTCGATGAAGAATGTTGGGGTTATTTTTCTTATCATGTTGGCTGTTCTGGCCGGGGGGATCTATTCTACTCAATCAATGAGACTGGAACAACTACCGAATGTCGATATTCCGTATTTATACGTGACAATCCCTTATCCCGGAGCTACGCCCCAGCGATCGCTCGATGATATTGGGAAGCCTCTGGAATCGGCTATGCAGGATCTCCCTAACCTAAAGAATGTGTACACGTTTGCCGGCTCCAATTATCTAGCCCTGACACTTGAATTCGAGATGGGTCAGTCTATGGACGAAGCCATAAAGAATGTCAACGGCGTCATTGCCTCGACCACCCTTCCGGGAGAGGCTCAGAAGGCCATTATTGACAAAGCGGGTCCCGGCGCCACCCCTATTTACTCATTTGCCGTCTCTGCCAACCAGGACCCGGCAGTCATTAAGCAATATGTTCAAAGCTCGATCGAGCCTTCCCTGTCGGCAATCCATGGCATCGACCAGATTGAGATTAACGGATCCGCTGACAAGAAGATTTCCGTTCGGGTGGATGAATCGAAACTGCAACAAGAGCATTTAAATTTGGACACGGTCAAGCAAATGCTTCTCGCAAATAATCTCTCGATCCCGGCCGGTCAGATGAATGATCAGGATCAAACATTAAATGTTGAGGCGGGCTCCCAAATCGGGAGTTTAACGGAGCTGGAGCAGCTGCCGCTATTAGCCTCCGGGCCGGCGGACGCGGGTTCCGCCAAGCCATATCACACTGTAAAGCTGAAGGATATCGCGGCCATATCCTATTCCGCAGGCAATAATGAAACGATGGCGCGTCTTAACGGCAAGCAGGCCATAATCATTAACATCAAGAGTCAGCCGGGTTCCAACACCGTCGAGATTGCCAAGCAAGTGAATAGAAGTCTTACATCTCTGTCTCTTCCGGCAGGCTACAAAATAGAAAAGCTGCGGGACAATTCCGTCCTGATCAAGAAATCAGTGGAAGGCATGCTCCGGGAGGTGCTGCTGGGTACCTTGTTTGCCGTCATTGTCACCTTTGTATTCCTGCGCAATATTAGAGCCACATTGGTCGCTATTCTCTCTATACCGATCTCTGTATTGGCCACGATGATCATGATTAACGCATTGGGCTTCACGTTTAATATCATGACGCTGGCGGGCGTTGCTGTCGCTGTCGGCCGAGTCGTCGATGATTCTATAGTGGTAATCGAGAACATCTACCGCCGTCTGAACATCGAGACCATGCGCACTTGGGATTTGATTGTAACAGCGACAACCGAGGTAGGGCAAGCCGTCACATCCTCCACTATTACCACTATCGCAGTATTTGGCCCTCTGTCGTTCGTGCCGGGGATTGTCGGCAAGTTCTTTGCTCCTTTTGGTGTCACTGTCATTATCGCACTGGCCTTCTCACTTATTGTATCCGTGACGGTTGTTCCGCTGTTGGCGCGCCTATTTCTGCTCAAGACCAAACCGCTGTCTCACGCGAAGGAAACTGGGCTTCAGCGTGTGTACAGAGGGGTGCTAACCTGGTCACTGAGCCATAAGCTGGCTATTCTGCTTATTTCGGTCGCACTATTCGGAAGCTCGGTTATTCTCGTTCCGAATATTCCGATGAACTTTCTGCCTAACGAGAAGACGGTATCTTACGGTCTGGACATCACATTACCTGCGGGAAACTCTCTGGACAAATCGAATGAAGTCGCCAAAGAAGTGGAGAACGATTTAAAGGCAATGCCAATTGTTCAAAGCTATCAGACGAACGTGGGAAGCGAGTCTGTGAACATATCCATTGAGCTGGATACGGATGCTTCCAAGAACGACATCAAGTCTTTTGAAGATGATGTCCGGCAGAAGACATCAGCGCTTGGAGAAGGGATTCAGACGGCACTCACGCAAGAAGGACTGACATCGGGGTCGGGAAATCTGGCTCTTGTAGTCAAGGGCTCTGATGCAAAAACATTGCAAGGTGCCTCCGAGCAAATACTGGGCGCTATAAAGAATGTTCCTCATTTAGCGGATGTGGCTTCCAACTTACAGGCTACGCGCCATGAGTTGTCCATTCAGGTAGACCCCGATAAGGCTGCCGAACAAGGACTTAATCCGGCTTTGGTAGCTGCAAAGGTTAGATCCCAGCTTGATGGAGATACGATAGGCAAGATCACGCTGGATGGGCAGCCGACTGATCTGTTATTAGGCCTTAATAACAAGGATTACAGCCAGATCAACAGGATTGGATCGCTTCCCGTAACGAATATTGTGAACCAGCAGGTTGCAATTGGGGATGTTGCCAGGATCGAGCAGGTTTCTGTTGTCAGCACGATTCAAAGACAAAACCAGGTCGAATTTGTGATGATAACCGGGCATATGACTTCAGAGGATACAGCGGCTATTCAGAATGAAGTAAAGTCCAGAATAGAGG includes these proteins:
- a CDS encoding non-ribosomal peptide synthetase, which translates into the protein MESAVTLLDVLKGAMKQHSTGVNFIEGDQGETFVTYAEIYRQALDLLGKLQGKGLHAGQELVFQIENNRSFVTMYWASLLGGFIPVPISIGNNDEHRYKIVQIWNKLSSPSLIGEDWAIASLTKYLGDHGMVKLLEEMEPHFYSLDSLNTVTYEPGVIQPCNPEQIAFIQFSSGSTGDPKGVVLTHANLISNTAAIIEGISITDKDSLISWLPLTHDMGLIGSHLTAVRAQINQHLMPTSLFIRHPLLWLKKASKYRTTVTVSPNFGYRYFLNFYKTGAGIDWDLSSIRVIVNGAEPISYPLIVEFTSKLRTHGLSANCIFPVYGLAEASLAVTLPPPGRPVRHFLIDRKHLNIGDQVCLAAAETSGIGLVGTGKPARDVSVRICNENNEPLLDGHIGHIHIKGRNVTQGYYNNPEATKAALAGEDWVKTGDIGAFYEGELIITGRAKDIIFVNGQNIYPHDIERHAEDIFEKITQVAAVGVFSEVSQKEEIILFVHYKKSVESFAELSQHIKQHINQKMSLDVKSVLPVRHIEKTTSGKVQRYKMAERYRNGDFDSIQSELDELLHTRERERVIEQPVTETEGILVRLVQEVLGHEPVSLSDHFFKIGGQSLKAAMLSARIQREMKKSITIRDIFLNPVMSDLANMLDTLPYNEILPFISAESKDFYSMSPAQRRLYILQQLTEDTRYNLPFAMKVEGAIDPDRLEKALLELIHRHESLRTSFHLVNGNTVQRIESNPGFQLVVNRDVQDARQAIRQFIRPFDLTRAPLLRAELAAIADGTMLFLIDFHHIVTDGTSMAVFIQELSLLYQGETLPTPSRQYRDFSEWQARLRQEDSYSESEIYWLESFGGSIPVLDLPTDSPRSNLQLRSGASLPFRLSQERVRELKDLAYEHHSSLYIILLASLMVTLSRWSGKEDLVIGSVTAGRPLAEIESMIGMFVNTIAIRCQPQYKMTFLSFLQEVRQQVLSSFEHQRYPFDELVNKLGLGYDQGRNPLFDVMFSLQPAGLEEIKLGPVCLVPQPVHNGHAKFDLTFEAYESADGLRFDVEYSTELFRPETINRMMSHYFAILSSITQNPTEKLGRLNMLTKQEECRLLDRAVESAAAYPDSTLDKLFELRAGHAPDSIALIDSSSGDLLTYGALNRRSNRLASQLLEYGVTRGSYVGILCERSMDYVIAVLAVLKVGAAFVPLDSEAPAERIHHIVSDASIGVILSQARLVPFGSSIHDLLKQCTQLIIMDNEQGKMHDAPAANPERTHTPSDIAYLIYTSGTTGKPKGTLVSHANVARLFSIPFAGVEITSQDRLIQVSNTVFDGSIIDLFGSLLNGASLLITKKEQILDPTEFASLLSLDVTTAFMTTQLFNTMVEYRLDALKNLRTIMFGGERASLPHVQKALEALGPGRLFNLYGPTETTVLATGYQIDKLIAGQGAIPIGRAVPNSELYVLDQELQLVPEGVNGELYIGGAGVSHGYLNRPDLTGAAFIENPYRPGRLLYRSGDLVRWLPDGELLYLGRADNQIKLRGYRIELQEVESALLRIPYVRECAVIKRDLPNGQAELAAYVVADQPVSIHSLKNALNSYLPSYMVPTSYCQLDRLPLTPQGKLDAKSLPEPEGVDSTVVQSSRNPTEQHIEAIWQRLLNIETISIHSNFFDIGGTSLLVIKMQAEIEFIYPSLIRVVDIFNNPTVARLAELIESRQNGEKNRLVWKTVPWPHSSRTQSAGWQEYKRTNVVVNNAAMNDLDFGKKGVGISKDSLLRSAFVMSLVRIAGEHQSYGLQILQGSFIYPVELGLHEIRSTSGLLQAVTNMENRYVGYQVKDLEGIVPIRSDQELAAILVHHPTSATHALAHHFDLMLTVSEGANLVLQMEFNPRKVSQETSKRFAELYMNSLQWVTQQIGQEVLNHE
- a CDS encoding TetR family transcriptional regulator, translated to MINRPERSRLRIYNAIQALTASKNPEDITLSDIARVSGLSWPTIRRHVGGREAVKSIARDGFRFMESEVPDTRTRILQAASNVFSKHGYSGTSLEHIAAEVGMTKGAVYSNFKNKSELYLTLLEQNIHARVLELPDSIWKHLKETTPEESVVLFFQSQVVHRLGDQEGNRLFFDFVSNARDPSVQNQLSTLYRGGYKQIQKLIENLQHEQIISREYNAFELSVFFVAILDGLMISWLVDPEGIDMDNLAQAFARIVWNGLQRYNKEE
- a CDS encoding efflux RND transporter permease subunit yields the protein MNACIRFSMKNVGVIFLIMLAVLAGGIYSTQSMRLEQLPNVDIPYLYVTIPYPGATPQRSLDDIGKPLESAMQDLPNLKNVYTFAGSNYLALTLEFEMGQSMDEAIKNVNGVIASTTLPGEAQKAIIDKAGPGATPIYSFAVSANQDPAVIKQYVQSSIEPSLSAIHGIDQIEINGSADKKISVRVDESKLQQEHLNLDTVKQMLLANNLSIPAGQMNDQDQTLNVEAGSQIGSLTELEQLPLLASGPADAGSAKPYHTVKLKDIAAISYSAGNNETMARLNGKQAIIINIKSQPGSNTVEIAKQVNRSLTSLSLPAGYKIEKLRDNSVLIKKSVEGMLREVLLGTLFAVIVTFVFLRNIRATLVAILSIPISVLATMIMINALGFTFNIMTLAGVAVAVGRVVDDSIVVIENIYRRLNIETMRTWDLIVTATTEVGQAVTSSTITTIAVFGPLSFVPGIVGKFFAPFGVTVIIALAFSLIVSVTVVPLLARLFLLKTKPLSHAKETGLQRVYRGVLTWSLSHKLAILLISVALFGSSVILVPNIPMNFLPNEKTVSYGLDITLPAGNSLDKSNEVAKEVENDLKAMPIVQSYQTNVGSESVNISIELDTDASKNDIKSFEDDVRQKTSALGEGIQTALTQEGLTSGSGNLALVVKGSDAKTLQGASEQILGAIKNVPHLADVASNLQATRHELSIQVDPDKAAEQGLNPALVAAKVRSQLDGDTIGKITLDGQPTDLLLGLNNKDYSQINRIGSLPVTNIVNQQVAIGDVARIEQVSVVSTIQRQNQVEFVMITGHMTSEDTAAIQNEVKSRIEALKLPGNVSYSFEGDSKEMNEGFQNMAIAMAIAILLVYSVMMVTFGEMLAPLAILFSLPFIFTGGIFGLFITNEALGMPALVGFLMLIGIVVTNAIVYLDRVIHNRKNGIEPFEALLEAGTTRIRPILMTAIATLGALIPLAVSTDGGLVSKSLAIVVISGLTTSTLLTLVVVPVAYLSLDRLRSRLLKNHPVQQQGIEAVPKLQ